A single genomic interval of Deltaproteobacteria bacterium harbors:
- a CDS encoding ribulose 1,5-bisphosphate carboxylase, translated as LGELRKKAEAITGEKKFFLANITDEVDKIQTNHDIAIANGVNAVMLNATTTGLSIVRALRKKSKVPMVGHFAGMTPFTHIPFFGVSSQVWIKLQRLTGFDSILFPGFNPRMHTTEEEVLKNIKACLEPLGNLKPALPLVGGSDWAGTLPSLYKKIGSIDFGVVSGRGISNHPAGPRSGARSLRQAWEAIQKNISLEEYAETHLELKQALEAFGS; from the coding sequence CTCGGAGAACTACGCAAAAAAGCCGAAGCCATCACGGGTGAGAAAAAGTTTTTTTTGGCAAACATTACGGATGAGGTCGATAAAATTCAAACCAATCATGATATTGCCATCGCCAACGGTGTAAACGCCGTCATGCTGAATGCCACAACAACGGGTCTAAGTATTGTGAGAGCTTTGAGAAAAAAATCCAAGGTCCCCATGGTGGGACACTTTGCGGGCATGACCCCCTTTACGCATATTCCTTTCTTTGGAGTCTCCTCCCAAGTTTGGATAAAACTACAGCGTCTTACCGGTTTCGATAGCATCCTGTTCCCAGGTTTTAATCCGCGTATGCACACAACAGAGGAAGAAGTTTTAAAAAATATTAAAGCTTGTCTCGAACCTCTTGGTAATCTGAAACCCGCCCTTCCACTTGTAGGCGGTAGCGATTGGGCGGGCACACTTCCCTCCCTTTACAAAAAAATTGGTTCGATTGATTTCGGTGTCGTTTCAGGTCGCGGTATTTCAAATCACCCGGCTGGCCCTAGAAGCGGAGCCAGAAGTCTACGCCAAGCTTGGGAAGCCATCCAAAAAAATATTTCGCTGGAAGAATACGCTGAAACACACCTCGAATTAAAACAGGCTCTGGAAGCATTCGGGAGTTGA
- a CDS encoding DUF1054 family protein: MRFTKKDLEIFEVPGFADRMQLIADTIHPKLVKLGELLQPQLSRLVSHQLYPQIAQHLRRTVNPPEETWVAFSPDEHTYKTHVHFTLCVGAIGVQARVTAKQECKDRKIFGQNLVTNAEKLKDLKGNKEMGDYNKRDAEGKPAVITEWSLFLVDSGKRLKETQTATLDVGINLPLSGDLSSHAIQALSKLVPFYKISGNVQFNPLRF; the protein is encoded by the coding sequence ATGCGCTTCACGAAGAAGGATCTAGAGATTTTTGAAGTCCCTGGATTTGCCGATCGGATGCAGTTAATCGCAGATACCATTCATCCAAAACTGGTTAAGTTGGGTGAGCTTCTTCAACCACAACTCTCCAGGCTTGTTTCTCATCAACTCTATCCCCAGATTGCACAACATCTCCGCCGGACAGTGAATCCGCCCGAAGAGACATGGGTTGCGTTCAGTCCTGACGAACATACCTACAAAACGCACGTTCATTTCACCCTTTGTGTTGGAGCCATTGGTGTTCAGGCAAGAGTCACCGCTAAACAGGAATGCAAAGATCGCAAAATTTTTGGTCAGAATTTGGTAACTAATGCGGAAAAACTGAAAGATCTTAAAGGGAACAAGGAAATGGGCGATTATAACAAGCGGGATGCCGAGGGCAAACCAGCCGTTATTACAGAATGGAGTTTATTTTTGGTTGATTCCGGAAAGAGACTCAAAGAAACACAAACTGCTACGCTTGATGTGGGTATTAATCTTCCACTTTCCGGCGATCTTTCTTCTCATGCTATTCAAGCTCTCTCAAAACTTGTCCCTTTTTATAAAATTTCCGGCAATGTGCAGTTCAATCCCCTGCGTTTTTAA